From one Rhodamnia argentea isolate NSW1041297 chromosome 1, ASM2092103v1, whole genome shotgun sequence genomic stretch:
- the LOC115743286 gene encoding uncharacterized protein LOC115743286 → MAATATTTLSLVLFLSLLSASTISETQAQAESIVHVTSKLPGNTDAMHIHCTSKDLVVIYRELRAGQSCSWTAEEKTPSYCTAGWTGKMATWPAFEPSRDAGHGKVLWLVKEDGFYLSRDGSRWVKEAVWN, encoded by the coding sequence ATGGCGGCGACCGCGACAACCACTTTGTCCCTGGTCCTCTTCCTTTCCCTCTTATCGGCATCGACCATCTCCGAAACCCAAGCGCAGGCGGAGTCCATCGTTCATGTGACGAGCAAACTACCAGGCAACACGGACGCGATGCACATACACTGCACCTCGAAGGACTTGGTCGTGATCTATCGGGAGCTGAGGGCCGGCCAGAGCTGCAGCTGGACTGCCGAGGAGAAGACGCCCTCCTACTGCACGGCCGGGTGGACGGGGAAGATGGCAACATGGCCAGCGTTTGAGCCGAGCCGCGACGCGGGCCACGGTAAGGTGCTTTGGTTGGTGAAAGAGGATGGGTTCTACCTTAGCCGGGATGGCAGTCGGTGGGTCAAGGAGGCTGTTTGGAATTAG
- the LOC115743287 gene encoding glycine-rich protein 23-like — protein MENRRTARTWVVFTVLLVVFVAHGGAARPVRSGCDGMPKERNELQAHAPDAAVAAVAAAGLMGAGGNGVGNQKNFPPLGGVGMGAGMGGYAGMGGYLGGVGSGFGMGGGFGAGGGAGVGGMGGMGTGPLGGLGSLGVGPGGTGVPLPLP, from the coding sequence ATGGAGAACCGAAGGACGGCGAGGACTTGGGTCGTGTTCACGGTGCTTCTCGTCGTCTTCGTTGCGCATGGTGGAGCCGCACGTCCTGTGAGGAGCGGCTGTGATGGGATGCCAAAAGAGCGAAATGAACTGCAAGCTCATGCGCCAGATGctgcggtggcggcggtggcggcggcaggACTGATGGGGGCTGGAGGGAATGGGGTTGGCAATCAGAAGAACTTCCCGCCGCTCGGCGGGGTTGGGATGGGTGCCGGAATGGGTGGCTATGCCGGCATGGGTGGTTATCTCGGCGGGGTCGGCAGTGGCTTTGGTATGGGCGGCGGTTTTGGGGCAGGAGGTGGTGCCGGTGTTGGTGGCATGGGGGGTATGGGCACCGGTCCGCTGGGAGGGCTCGGCAGCCTTGGCGTCGGCCCTGGTGGAACCGgtgttcctcttcctcttccttag